The Jannaschia sp. GRR-S6-38 genomic interval CAGCCAGCCGCCGACGGCGGCGCCGGCAAGCGTCAGGCCGAGCAGGGCGAAGGCCACAGCGAGGGCGGGCCGGATGCGCCGCTTGGCGACGGCGTCGGCGGGCAGGGTCTCGGGCCCGGCGAGGATCGGCAGGGTCGCCAGAGGCACGATGCCCAGATGGCGCTGCAGGTCGACCGGGCGGCGCAGGAAGCCCAGGCGCAGCTCCAGCAGGACGACGATCATCAGGCCGATGGCGACGCCCAGGCCCGAGCCGGCCAGCGCCACCGCCTCGCGATTGGGGCGGGCGGGCTTGCGCGGGATGGCGGCTTGTTCGATCACCGCGACGCGCTGGCCCTTCGACAGCGCCTCGATCGCGTCGCCGGTTTCGGCCATGGCCTTGGCCTCGACGGCCTGGTTGTAGAGCGCGCGCAGGTTCTGGTGGTCTTCTTCCAGCGACGCCAATTGCGCGGCCTTGACCGGCGCGCGGGCCAGCCCCCCGCGCAGCCGCTCAAGCTCCTCGAGCAGCAGGCGGCGCAGCTCGGCGGCCTCGGCCAGCTTGCCGTCGATCTCGTCGCGATGGCGGTGATAGGCGGAGCGGCCGCCGGCGCCCTCGTTGCGGTCGGCGTCGAGGCGGCGCGAGAGGCGCGCGATGCGGTCCTCGATCTCGGGGATGCCCGGGTCGCCCTGGGGCAGGTCGGCCAGCGTCTCGCGCAGGGCGACGATCTGGCGGCCCTCGTAGCTGCTGGCGCGCAGGTTGCTGCCGGCCTCGCGGCGGCGAACCGTCTCGTGCAGGCGGGTCAGGCGCTCGCGCTCGCGCTTGAGCGCGTCGCTTTCGCGGGCGATGCGGGACAGCTCTTCCTCGATATCGGCGACGCGCGACAGTTGCAGCTCGCGCGTGCCGGGCAGGGCCTCCTCGTGCTCCTGGCGGAAGGCCATCAGCGTCGCGCCGCTGGCCGACAGCTCCTGCTGCAGGCGCGAGACCTCCTGGTCGAAGAATTCCAGCGTCTGCCGGGCGACCGAGGTGCGCATCTCGACATCCTCGGCCATGACGCGGGTCACCAGTTCGTTGGCGACCGAGGCGGCCATGACGGCGCTGCCGGCTTCGAAGCGGATGTCCAGCATGGTCGCACGCTCGGTGTCGCGGCGGTTCTCGGCGCCATCGATGGTGAAGACGATGCGCTCGCGCAGATCCTCGACGATCTCGTCGGGGGCCGGGCGCTCGCCCTCGTAGACGTTCAGGCGGTTGGCGATATCGAGGAGCGCCTCGCGCGACAGCACGCGCTGCTCGATGATCTGCAGATGCTCGTAGGCGGCGGTCTGCACGGTCGAGGCGGCCAGCTCGTCGGGGATCTTCTCGGCCTCGACGACGAGCCGCGCGCCCGCCTCGTAGACCGGCGGCAGGCTGATCGCGACGCCCAGGCCCGAGCCCGTGCAGACGAAGAGCGCCAGCAGGAACCAGGGCAGGCGCCGCTTGAACAGCGAAAGGTAGAATAGGACGTCGGACATGCCTCAGGCCCCGCTGGCCAGGCGCAGGCGGCCGGGGCGGGTCGCGGGGCCGGAGGGCCGGTCGGGTGCGGCGGCCAGGGGCGCCAGGAACATGTCCTGTTCCAGCACCTGCTGGACCAGCGCGGCGCCGATCGTGGGCGCGGTCTCGGACAGCGCGAAGATCATCGTCATCTCGCAGAGCTGGTTGACCGAGCGCGGCAGCCCGGAGGTCACCGAATGGATCAGGGACAGCGCGGCGGGCTCGAACAGGTCCTCGGCCCCGCCGACGGCGGCGAGGCGGGCGGCGACGTAATCGGCCAGCGCGGCGCGCGACAGCGGCGGCAGGGCGGCCCAGACGCCGACGCGCTGGGCAAGGCCCAGGAGCTCGGGGGCGCGCAGCCGGTCGCGCAGCAGGCTGTGGCCCGACAGCACGACCTGCAGAAGCTGGTCCGCGGCGGTGTTGATATTCGACAGGATCCGCAGCTCGTCCAGCGCGGCGGTCGACAGGCTCTGGGCCTCGTCCACGACCAGCACCATGCGGCGTCCGGCGGCGTATTCCGCGATCAGCGCGTCCTGCAGCCGGGTGAAAAGCTCGGTGGGCGCGGCGTCGGCGGCGATGTCCTCGCCCAGCGCCTGAAGGACCCAGGGCAGGACCGAGCCGGTGCCCTGGCGCAGCCCGGACATCAGGACCACGCGCTGCGCGGGATCGGCATCGGCCATGATCCGCAGCAGGAGCGAGGTCTTTCCGGTGCCGGCGTCGCCGGTCAGGACGATGAAGGGCGCGCCCGTCATCAGCCCGTATTCCAGGGCAGCATGCGCACGGACGACGCCGGGGCCGCAATAGCTCAGCTCCGCGTCGGCGAGGACGCCGAAGGGCCGGCCGTCCATCCCGTATTGCG includes:
- a CDS encoding ExeA family protein, producing MADVEDLYRAQYGMDGRPFGVLADAELSYCGPGVVRAHAALEYGLMTGAPFIVLTGDAGTGKTSLLLRIMADADPAQRVVLMSGLRQGTGSVLPWVLQALGEDIAADAAPTELFTRLQDALIAEYAAGRRMVLVVDEAQSLSTAALDELRILSNINTAADQLLQVVLSGHSLLRDRLRAPELLGLAQRVGVWAALPPLSRAALADYVAARLAAVGGAEDLFEPAALSLIHSVTSGLPRSVNQLCEMTMIFALSETAPTIGAALVQQVLEQDMFLAPLAAAPDRPSGPATRPGRLRLASGA
- a CDS encoding GumC family protein; protein product: MSDVLFYLSLFKRRLPWFLLALFVCTGSGLGVAISLPPVYEAGARLVVEAEKIPDELAASTVQTAAYEHLQIIEQRVLSREALLDIANRLNVYEGERPAPDEIVEDLRERIVFTIDGAENRRDTERATMLDIRFEAGSAVMAASVANELVTRVMAEDVEMRTSVARQTLEFFDQEVSRLQQELSASGATLMAFRQEHEEALPGTRELQLSRVADIEEELSRIARESDALKRERERLTRLHETVRRREAGSNLRASSYEGRQIVALRETLADLPQGDPGIPEIEDRIARLSRRLDADRNEGAGGRSAYHRHRDEIDGKLAEAAELRRLLLEELERLRGGLARAPVKAAQLASLEEDHQNLRALYNQAVEAKAMAETGDAIEALSKGQRVAVIEQAAIPRKPARPNREAVALAGSGLGVAIGLMIVVLLELRLGFLRRPVDLQRHLGIVPLATLPILAGPETLPADAVAKRRIRPALAVAFALLGLTLAGAAVGGWLPAPDDLLARAARLLEF